Genomic segment of Athene noctua chromosome 22, bAthNoc1.hap1.1, whole genome shotgun sequence:
ttttgtaAAAAGAAGGGCTTGTTTGAttatgtgtttgtttgtttgtttttttctttttaagagcaGTTAAAAAGTCCTTTTTACTAGAAAGCAGCCCTCTGAAATGCTTCTGAATTTTAGTAGATTGTGTCTACTTGCAAACTGGGGCACTGTTTTAGTTTCAGGAATGATACATGAAAGCATCACAACAAAGGCTTGAAGCAAATTCACCAAATTATGAAAAGCAGTTTATTATCTGTGACATAATGAGACttgtttatttatacatttaataCACAAACAATACAAATGTTTTTTTGTAAGTAAATTTCAGATAGATGTTCACAAACTATTACTCTGATACAAATAGGCAGAACAGCAATGGTGTATTTCATTGGCCCAGTAATTCAGGGGAGAGGTGAGGTGCAATTTGCTCAGTACATCATGTAGTAGATGGATTGGTGGATCCAATGCGAATAAGGGCTCAATATCTCACTGAAAGGCAACAGGTCCTTTGACACCTCAAAGTCAGTCCTGTcaagaaagcagagaaataaaaaaaaaaaaaagagaagtggaCAAGGTTTCATGCATGGAAATTAACTGATTTCTTACTGTTCTCAGGCTAGGTTCTGCTCAGAGTTTCTTTGGATTGACACAAGCATCCTTGGGGAGCTGGTGAAAACCTCTCTGACCTGGCTTCTGTGACAAGATGAAAGACTTACAGCTGGCTTGGAGGAAGGAGTGAGAGCAGGTAAAGCAGAGATGTGGCATTCACAGGTTTTAAGTGCATATCTGATAACAGTGAATTCTGAGGGTAAAATTAGTAAACTATGTTTGCGATAGGAGGGCAAAAGTTACTTTAAGGCACCGTTTTCTTAAAGCTGAATTAAATCTGCTCGGCTGCATATTTATGCAAattatacacaaacacacagaccACCTTCCTCTGGCCTTCTCTTACCATAGTAAGCAGTTAGCATCCCAGTCCACTCAGTGACCCAATTCTGTCCAGCTTCACACCAAAACAGCCCCTGGAGAGGCCCTTTTTGCTTCTGGCTCGGTATCTACGGGGTAAACTTAGGAGGTCACTGAAGAATCTCTGGACAGCACTGTCACCCATGGACATGCCCTCAGGCTGGTCCCTGGTGTTTCTGGTCCACTGGAATTCAGCGTCTTGCTGATCAAAGGCACCTGCTGGGATCATGTTGTCTTGCTCATGGTCCCTCTCTTCTGAGACCAGGGGATGCTCCAGGTCCTCATCTAACAGTTTGGACAGACTCTGAAAAAGGGAGAggtggaaagggaggaaaagagaggaaaaggaggggtTCTGGGAACTCTGTCATTATTTTTGTATAAGCCATGCTCAGTGCTAAGTTTGGAGAAACTTATTTGAACCTTTATCAAAAGATTAAAGTACTGAACTGATTTCTGAAGCTGATGATGGTTATCTTTAGTTTCTTGCGGCTCACCAAGCTGCTCTGAGCTAATGCTGTATGCTCTCTCAAAATGCTCTAAGGCTCTGTGTTGTTACTGTATTCTATAGTTCTGAGCTGACAAACTGCCACTTAAATCGTTCCTGGAGCTGGGCATCTGCGGTATGGGATAAATTGTGAAAGACTATGTCAAGAGTGAATAAGAAAAAATGGTTGATACCTTGGAATAGTAAGAGAAGTGATGCAATGACAGGACACATGATCAAACTGGTGCTAGAAGGATTATATATTTACAGATTGGGAGGAGGTTACTTCATATTTGGGAACACCAGATCCCTAGTTAGGTagctgaaatgtgttttcctaGTGACTTAGAATTCctgcacacacaaatacacacacatatacacagacataaatacacatacacatgctTTCTCTTTCTCATGTTCTACCTCTGGGACTTGCAAGCAGGGACTGCATTACTGCACTGCTGAGCTGAGGAGGAGATCATGCAGGTCCAACCCATTAATTCCTTTTTCATCTTAAACCAGGGGCTTCAGGGAGGAGCATGCAGGTGACTGCTCTAGGGCTCTAGACTGAAATCCttccagaaaaattatttttactccAAAAGTTTATTGCTTCACTCAGTCATAGGATGACCCTAAATCTGCAATCCCCAAATTCACCCCACAGGAGGAAACGTTCTCCTTTCAATTGCCTCATGTGATCAGAAATTTAAATCCAGTAATCAATTACTTTAGTTTCCCTCCATTTAATAACTCTGTGTCTGCCCACCTCATGGTTCCTGCTGTCATGATCTGTTTAAGTGTCTCCTATTGCTTTAGCTGGGGTTGGAAGAAATGGAGAGAATGGAAGTGTCTAAGTCCTAAAGAAGCATCAGCTTCTTTCAGTTCTATTGAGCAGCCAGTCACTTACCTGTAAGctggagatgggcctggcccttGCCTGGTTTTGACTGACAATAAGCAGCAGAAGGAATCCAGGGCAAGAAAGGAGTTTCATGTTCATCTTCATGTTTTGTTGTCTCTGATTCCTCCTTCCCTTGAGTCTCTCCAGTTCAGtgttgctctgtgtctccagctACCAGCCTTTATATCTTCCTCCAACTCCTCCCAAGTCTACCTTTAGAGTTCCTGCCAGTGCAAGGATTGGTTTGAGGTTCTGatctgttttcattctcccaggaggaggagggaggaaataGTTCTCTTTTCTGATGGTGAATAGAAGGAGCATTTTACACTTAGGCAATGCAGCATCATTCTGTTGCTGTGACTCTGAAGGTCTCTGTAGCCTGCTGTCTTGGTGCCACTTACATATGTCAGTTTGCATAGCTCAGTGTTCCTTGGGTTGAATGCTCAACCTTTCCTTTCCatccaaagaaaaataattgtgagAAAAGTATAAAGTGAGACAGGAAGCAAATTGTATCCACTGCACATTCATCTGGCTCCTTTGTGACCGTGAAGTACAAAATCAGAGGAATAGCTGTCTCATAAAACAAGCTAAGAACACAGTGTTATGACTTAACACAATAATATGGCATTAGTAACCTATGAGACAAAAGAGTGTGATTTGGAGAAGGGAAATCCAAGTCCTAAAAATCTGACAAGTTGCATTAATTACTGGCCTGAGTGAGAGGGACTGTGGCTGAAACCAGGCTGACATACACAGAAAGCTTCTACATAGCTTAAGTGAagaaattcctctttttccctggATCCAGCTTAAAACACTTCCTCTATGTGTTCTTTATCAGTTTATCATACACAATTTGTATTAAAACTGAAATTAGTCTGAAAGGAAGCACAGCTCCAACATCTTTCTTACCAGATGTAGAGTTACAGGGACATTAAAAAGCTGCAGGATCAGAATGTGTGTCtggtaggggttttttaataaactgaagCACTGGtttcaaacaaaattaattctgagaaaTGTTAGGGGGAGCAGAAGAAACTGTATCAGTTCTTAGCCAGGGTCTTGAGGCTATTTAAATCACTGCTGTTGGCCAAACCTCCTTCTACTGTAAAAGCACCTGAAAAATGTGTGGGTGCCCTGATGAAGATGTATGTAGATAACTGATTCTCCAAACCCCCCATctgttctgaggttttttttaCTAGGTTTCATACCAAGAAATGAccctttttctgttttgaggCCAGTGGGGAAGAGCAGCAATAAAACCTGTTGTATGTTTCGTAGGGGCTTGAAATTTGGCcccactgaaaaactgaaatgttccTGAGTACGCATTAATACATCT
This window contains:
- the LOC141969146 gene encoding C-type natriuretic peptide 1-like, whose amino-acid sequence is MKMNMKLLSCPGFLLLLIVSQNQARARPISSLQSLSKLLDEDLEHPLVSEERDHEQDNMIPAGAFDQQDAEFQWTRNTRDQPEGMSMGDSAVQRFFSDLLSLPRRYRARSKKGLSRGCFGVKLDRIGSLSGLGC